One window from the genome of Yarrowia lipolytica chromosome 1B, complete sequence encodes:
- a CDS encoding uncharacterized protein (Compare to YALI0B09141g, no similarity) — MGLPICALDGPERKRRRLDGETDLEMSDTDDMAFKDDVASSSAAPPVPSAPRLALWATDMSSDSETSEEDDVRPFAASLQSFTRALPRLDESSGDNLFTPSSVLQPWRMWDNEEDEDDQQQYSQQMPRPRRRTLLTLPLRRRNAFRVSSTSSSRELDSEIDNNRSTAAELLRRINVSSHRSPPPLPQISETHLMSELSEFVPGGTLSAEVADMYRQGMVSAQEAAYLSRSGSEEQQVSDHLSEQGHLTHVSDSRATTPLRSSTPLDTLEDPANLSSSSRLARLEADFERLETERRMRDFDAQDSHYGPVSSTLPTPSFLDHPPDAHLGDLTSPRVTISEQQVPALMPETVPLLSQQLADTATRQTVHFEFPDDATPSVAAAEERATEFHSSASIDSDSNRSLPSEESPSGHVSFGSVSFAADTVDSQSSSEPGESPESPQVLPIEDTLVIPFTRSPSPYEYPVSPASSIDYERRDYNRRRSRSLECLEEGGRRGRSRGGRAAADRAAYVSDPEPDVAMFPQSGEIAHRRSNSLPFSSRRQSVGSQSEPESSMRRSRSQSAGSDRRVRFRLAVRFQ, encoded by the coding sequence ATGGGTCTCCCTATATGTGCCCTAGACGGTCCCGAGCGCAAACGACGGCGGCTGGACGGCGAAACAGACCTGGAGATGTCCGACACGGACGACATGGCGTTCAAGGACGATGTGGCGTCCTCGTCCGCGGCTCCCCCAGTGCCCTCAGCCCCCAGACTTGCCTTGTGGGCCACAGACATGAGCAGCGATAGCGAGACgagcgaggaggacgacgtGCGACCGTTTGCAGCTTCTCTGCAGTCGTTTACACGCGCCCTTCCTCGTCTGGACGAATCTTCGGGCGATAACCTGTTTACACCATCTTCCGTACTTCAACCATGGAGAATGTGGGACAAtgaggaagacgaagacgaccAACAACAATACTCGCAGCAGATGCCGCGGCCGCGACGACGAACACTGCTGACTCTGCCGCTGCGGCGCAGAAACGCCTTCAGAGTGTCCTCGACGTCGTCGTCCCGAGAACTGGACTCGGAAATCGACAATAACAGATCGACGGCGGCTGAGCTGCTCAGACGCATCAACGTGAGCTCACACAGGTcgccgccgccgctgccACAAATCTCTGAAACACACCTCATGTCAGAACTGTCCGAGTTTGTGCCTGGAGGGACTCTCTCGGCCGAGGTGGCGGACATGTACAGGCAGGGCATGGTGAGCGCGCAGGAAGCCGCTTACCTGAGCCGGTCAGGCAgcgaggagcagcaggtgAGCGATCACTTGAGCGAACAGGGCCATCTGACTCACGTTAGCGACTCACGAGCTACCACTCCGCTCAGAAGCAGCACTCCTTTGGATACACTCGAAGACCCTGCCAACCTTAGCAGCAGCTCACGGCTGGCCCGTTTGGAAGCCGACTTTGAGCGTCTCGAAACTGAACGCCGAATGCGCGACTTTGACGCTCAAGATTCGCATTATGGACCTGTTTCAAGCACACTCCCCACCCCTTCGTTTCTCGACCATCCTCCAGACGCCCACTTGGGGGATCTCACATCGCCAAGAGTGACTATAAGCGAACAACAGGTACCTGCCCTGATGCCAGAGACCGTTCCTTTACTTAGTCAACAACTGGCTGACACCGCAACCCGACAAACTGTCCACTTTGAGTTCCCAGACGATGCAACTCCTAGTGttgcagctgcagaagaacGAGCCACTGAGTTCCACAGCAGCGCTTCAATAGACAGCGACTCGAACCGTTCGTTGCCATCGGAGGAATCACCctctggtcacgtgagtttCGGATCAGTATCGTTTGCAGCCGACACTGTCGACTCTCAATCTTCCTCCGAGCCGGGAGAGTCGCCTGAGTCGCCCCAGGTGCTGCCGATCGAAGACACGCTTGTGATTCCGTTCACGCGGTCGCCGTCTCCCTACGAGTATCCCGTGTCACCAGCCTCGTCCATCGACTACGAGCGACGGGACTACAACCGGCGAAGAAGCCGCTCTCTTGAATGTCTAGAGGAGGGGGGAAGGCGTGgacggtcacgtgggggacgagctgctgctgataGAGCTGCTTATGTTTCTGACCCCGAACCTGACGTGGCTATGTTCCCTCAGTCGGGTGAAATCGCACATCGACGGTCCAATTCGCTGCCGTTCTCTTCTCGGCGACAATCGGTGGGCTCGCAGTCCGAGCCCGAGAGTAGTATGCGACGAAGCCGGTCTCAGAGCGCCGGCAGTGATAGACGCGTGCGGTTTCGCTTAGCTGTGAGGTTTCAGTAG
- a CDS encoding uncharacterized protein (Compare to YALI0B09273g, similar to uniprot|Q99385 Saccharomyces cerevisiae YDL128w VCX1 Ca2+-transport (H+/Ca2+ exchange) protein vacuolar), whose translation MPSESTPLIGRRLQPSDHTYVQKVRIVLGSSYVNILLIFVPLGLLSGILGWGATWTFSLNFLAIVPLAALLSFATEELSAKVGQTLGGLLNATFGNAVELIVSVIALYQGQIRIVQASMLGSILSNMLLVLGCCFVAGGWGRVQQKFNMTVAQTMSSLLALGVTSLLIPAAFHASLPNSGKPGEDTDPSVVDPTLAVSRGTSIVILSIYTLFLYFQLGSHSGLFEDAESEAVDATEGEDEHEGSTLTPWESIFALVVITVMVSFCADYLVESIDDIVASSGLSKTFIGLILLPIVGNAAEHVTAVVVAIKDKMDLAIGVAIGSSLQIALFLTPFLVILGWIIDQPMSLYFSTFETAVLFVGVFVCNYLLQDGESNWLEGVMLLGTYFIAAIAFFYYPSDM comes from the coding sequence ATGCCTTCCGAATCCACCCCTCTCATTGGCCGACGGCTCCAGCCCTCGGACCACACCTACGTGCAAAAGGTGCGCATCGTGCTGGGCTCGTCATATGTCAATATTCTGCTGATTTTCGTGCCCCTCGGCCTGCTCTCCGGAATTCTCGGATGGGGCGCCACCTGGACCTTCTCTCTCAACTTCCTCGCCATTGTCCCCCTTGCCGCCCTGCTGTCGTTTGCTACTGAAGAGCTGTCTGCCAAGGTCGGCCAGACTCTCGGAGGTCTGCTCAATGCCACCTTTGGAAACGCCGTCGAGCTCATTGTATCCGTGATCGCCCTCTACCAGGGCCAGATCCGAATTGTCCAGGCCTCCATGCTTGGATCCATTCTGTCCaacatgctgctggtgctgggATGCTGCTTCGTTGCCGGAGGATGGGGACGAGTCCAGCAGAAGTTCAACATGACCGTGGCCCAGACCATGTCCTCTCTTCTCGCCCTCGGAGTCACCTCGCTGCTTATCCCCGCTGCCTTCCACGCCTCTCTGCCCAACTCTGGAAAGCCCGGAGAGGATACCGACCCTTCGGTTGTCGACCCCACCCTAGCTGTGTCTCGAGGAACCTCCATCGTCATTCTCTCCATCTACACTCTTTTCCTCTACTTTCAGCTCGGATCCCACAGCGGTCTGTTTGAGGACGCTGAGAGCGAGGCCGTTGACGCTACCGAGGGAGAGGACGAGCACGAGGGCTCCACCCTGACTCCCTGGGAGTCAATCTTTGCCCTGGTTGTCATCACCGTAATGGTCTCTTTCTGCGCCGACTACCTCGTCGAGTCCATCGACGACATTGTGGCTTCTTCCGGACTCTCCAAGACCTTCATCGGTCTGATTCTGCTGCCCATTGTCGGTAACGCCGCCGAGCACGTGACTGCCGTGGTTGTGGCTATCAAGGATAAGATGGATCTGGCTATCGGAGTGGCTATCGGCTCCTCTCTGCAGATTGCCCTTTTCCTCACCCCCTTCCTGGTCATTCTCGGCTGGATCATCGACCAGCCCATGTCTCTgtacttctccacctttgaGACTGCCGTCCTCTTCGTCGGAGTCTTTGTCTGCAACTACCTGCTGCAGGACGGAGAGTCCAACTGGCTTGAGGGAGTCATGTTGCTCGGCACCTACTTTATTGCCGCCATTGCCTTCTTCTACTATCCCTCGGATATGTAA
- a CDS encoding uncharacterized protein (Compare to YALI0B09229g, weakly similar to uniprot|Q9P6N2 Schizosaccharomyces pombe Hypothetical 26.3 kDa protein, similar to Saccharomyces cerevisiae YNL010W; ancestral locus Anc_1.395): MSLSDKIEKAHIPEQRPLAIFSDFDGTIFLQDTGHVLFDKFGCGPERRAELDESIFTGERTFKGASELLWGSLKDVTLEQGFKQLEKDLTMDPGFTEFLKYVQRHHIPFSVISAGIRPLLRVALDESIGKEKSAEINIVSNDAIIAADGSKWTPLWRHPDSDLGHDKSVSLQEFKDATEEVNPIIIFIGDGVSDLPAAKHSDVLFARRGLKLEQYCQTNKIPYIPYDDFNDIRRELRKYVKGNRHHDLKYGASDDTELVRSAASSMETSPSASPGLKPLTNLKMTKTEKELDKLDGLKLDK; this comes from the coding sequence ATGTCTCTCTCCGACAAGATTGAAAAAGCACACATCCCCGAGCAGCGGCCCCTCgccatcttctccgacTTTGACGGCACCATTTTCCTCCAGGATACCGGCCACGTGCTATTTGACAAGTTTGGATGCGGCCCCGAGCGACGAgccgagctggacgagtcCATCTTCACGGGCGAGCGAACCTTCAAGGGCGCCTCGGAGCTGCTGTGGGGCTCGCTCAAGGATGTGACCCTCGAGCAGGGCTTCAAGCAGCTCGAAAAAGACCTCACCATGGACCCCGGCTTCACAGAGTTCCTCAAATACGTCCAGCGACACCACATTCCGTTTTCCGTCATCTCCGCCGGCATCAGACCCCTTCTGCGAGTGGCGCTCGACGAAAGCATAGGCAAGGAAAAGTCCGCCGAAATCAACATTGTCTCCAATGACGCCATCATTGCCGCCGACGGCTCCAAGTGGACCCCTCTGTGGAGACACCCCGATTCCGATCTCGGCCACGACAAGTCCGTGTCGCTGCAGGAGTTCAAGGACGCCACAGAAGAGGTCAACcccatcatcatcttcattgGTGATGGAGTGTCTGATCTGCCTGCCGCTAAGCACTCTGACGTGCTGTTCGCCCGACGAGGCCTCAAGCTCGAGCAGTACTGCCAAACTAACAAAATCCCTTACATTCCCTATGACGACTTCAACGATATTCGACGGGAGCTGCGAAAATACGTCAAGGGTAACCGACATCATGATCTCAAGTACGGAGCCTCTGATGACACCGAGCTGGTGCGATCGGCCGCCTCCTCCATGGAGACCTCGCCCTCGGCCTCTCCCGGCCTCAAGCCTCTTACCAACCTGAAGATGACCAAgaccgagaaggagctggataAGCTGGACGGACTGAAGCTTGACAAATAG
- a CDS encoding uncharacterized protein (Compare to YALI0B09251g, weakly similar to CA3585|CaIFT1 Candida albicans CaIFT1 unknown function), with the protein MVIPDISYQDGILAALPIPKGAATGTGLRPLLKMVTELLGNIRIGQYLIDMVIGSQMAIFGGVPNPDQDRAPCILFIVLHCVFCVCNGLIFLYNLYHRHLFLLTGCNACYNLVCAIGFGLRLKWCDYTIQYLVAVFSVCLPIGTSFYLNFCNTVLGHRVFTKRHPETGNSSWFHVVMTVFYCLIIGVVVGAILGQALPYLYFMGPKHYQMCRNVAKAMGIICILWALGGLAMVLAAYIIPVGAVGHEFPGFKAKRAKNLRQTTSPFWITSFGIFYYPEKPKYKTFTKRSLEEDERHGASNNNTLFARFVDSERRNPVRVISDLNNNPTVCALLICFTSCVLTTITVCRTVSLFTDEFFKVRQVGNSPVFQNYTLYATFGALECIVNALFLLFRIDLRFYIPDREDFWDWLDKYPLFRSGKLGHIYDKSKEIDAVGLAHNVHQPQDLSSSAEKTRQSIDSLSSHNSSGGRRSTS; encoded by the coding sequence ATGGTGATTCCAGATATCTCGTATCAGGATGGAATTCTAGCGGCTTTGCCAATTCCAAAAGGAGCAGCGACCGGCACAGGACTACGACCACTGCTGAAAATGGTTACAGAACTGCTTGGAAACATTCGAATTGGCCAGTATCTGATTGACATGGTGATTGGATCGCAAATGGCCATTTTTGGCGGAGTTCCCAACCCAGATCAAGACAGAGCCCCTTGCATTCTCTTCATTGTGCTCCACTGCGTCTTCTGTGTGTGCAATGGACTCATCTTCCTCTACAATCTATACCATCGCcatctgtttctgttgacTGGGTGCAACGCCTGTTACAATCTCGTGTGTGCTATTGGTTTTGGTCTTCGTCTCAAATGGTGTGACTACACCATCCAGTATTTGGTAGCAGTCTTCTCCGTCTGTCTGCCTATAGGCACGTCCTTCTACCTCAATTTCTGCAACACAGTTCTGGGCCATCGAGTCTTCACCAAACGGCACCCGGAGACGGGCAACTCGTCCTGGTTCCATGTGGTTATGACAGTCTTCTACTGTCTGATCATTGGAGTGGTAGTGGGCGCCATTCTGGGTCAAGCTCTGCCATACCTGTACTTTATGGGACCCAAGCACTACCAAATGTGTCGCAATGTGGCTAAGGCCATGGGAATCATTTGTATTCTGTGGGCTCTAGGAGGTTTGGCGATGGTTCTGGCAGCTTATATAATTCCTGTGGGGGCTGTTGGTCATGAGTTTCCTGGATTCAAGGCGAAACGGGCCAAGAATCTAAGACAGACTACCTCTCCGTTCTGGATCACCAGTTTCGGAATCTTTTATTACCCCGAAAAGCCCAAGTACAAGACGTTCACGAAACGGTCTctggaggaagacgagagGCATGGagcctccaacaacaacactTTGTTTGCCCGTTTTGTCGATTCCGAAAGACGAAATCCAGTCCGAGTCATCTCAgacctcaacaacaaccccaCCGTGTGTGCGCTTTTGATTTGTTTCACTTCTTGCGTTCTTACAACTATCACCGTGTGCAGAACCGTGTCTCTTTTCACAGACGAGTTTTTCAAGGTCAGACAAGTTGGCAACTCGCCCGTGTTCCAGAACTACACTCTGTACGCCACCTTTGGGGCCCTCGAGTGCATTGTGAACGCTCTGTTTTTGCTGTTCCGAATCGACCTGAGATTCTATATTCCCGACAGAGAAGACTTTTGGGACTGGCTGGACAAGTATCCGCTGTTCCGAAGCGGCAAGCTTGGTCATATCTACGATAAGAGCAAGGAAATTGACGCTGTCGGTCTGGCCCACAACGTCCATCAGCCGCAAGACTTGTCTTCGTCAGCAGAGAAAACCCGACAGTCCATCGACTCCCTTTCCTCACATAATAGCAGCGGTGGTAGAAGAAGCACTAGTTAA
- a CDS encoding uncharacterized protein (Compare to YALI0B09163g, similar to uniprot|P08540 Kluyveromyces lactis potential acid phosphatase) — translation MQLTLVIAALASLVTAQSPSLDTQALYGNRPTWSKYDPPLATIVADAAKAPTNSFAGKQVVPGKAFDKFYQIWLENTDYDKASEQADMQWFMTQGITLTNYWAQTHPSSPNYVAAVGGSYFGSYDNSYRLLPESVPTVADLLETKDISWGEYQEDQPYTGFTGYNFSRQSDYADAYVRKHNPLVFYETVTNYPNRLANIKNFTEFDKDVAANALPQWAFITPNMTNDAHDTDIEFAGKWARGWLEPLLNNEEFMKNNLIILTFDENDTYSKKNTILAILLGGAIPEHLKGTTDHTYYNHYSNIATCEANWELPHLGRGDVDANVFKFIADDLNIPVAEFDTTNQYNNFSAPGFFSDKSLGVGRPQLNATGAGGARILPALLEVFADASDVNGTGSAATFFNRAANNNSTGGNSTVVSPSITGSAAPSASATVSSGQANGAAAAGVSLGAAVVGAVALFI, via the coding sequence ATGCAGCTCACACTCGTTATTGCCGCTCTGGCCTCCCTGGTCACCGCCCAGTCTCCCTCCCTGGATACCCAGGCCCTGTACGGAAACCGACCCACCTGGTCCAAGTACGACCCTCCTCTTGCGACCATCGTTGCTGATGCCGCAAAGGCCCCCACCAACTCCTTTGCTGGCAAGCAGGTGGTTCCCGGCAAGGCCTTTGACAAGTTCTACCAGATCTGGCTGGAGAACACCGACTACGACAAGGCCTCTGAGCAGGCTGACATGCAGTGGTTCATGACCCAGGGCATCACTCTGACCAACTACTGGGCCCAGACCCATCCCTCATCCCCCAACTACGTGGCTGCTGTCGGTGGTTCTTACTTTGGATCCTACGACAACTCCTACCGACTCCTCCCCGAGTCTGTCCCCACCGTGGCcgatctgctggagacCAAGGACATCTCCTGGGGTGAATACCAGGAGGACCAGCCTTACACCGGCTTCACCGGCTACAACTTCTCGCGACAGTCCGACTACGCTGACGCCTACGTGCGAAAGCACAATCCCCTGGTCTTCTACGAGACCGTCACCAACTACCCCAACCGTCTGGCCAACATCAAGAACTTCACCGAGTTCGACAAGGACGTGGCTGCTAACGCCCTTCCCCAGTGGGCCTTCATCACTCCTAACATGACCAACGATGCCCATGATACTGATATCGAGTTTGCCGGCAAGTGGGCCCGAGGCTGGCTCGAGCCcctcctcaacaacgaGGAGTTCATGAAGAACAACCTCATCATCCTTACCTTTGACGAGAACGACACCTactccaagaagaacaccattctggccattcttcttggaggcGCCATCCCCGAGCACCTCAAGGGCACCACCGACCACACCTACTACAACCACTACTCCAACATTGCCACCTGCGAGGCCAACTGGGAGCTTCCCCATCTCGGCCGAGGAGATGTCGACGCTAACGTCTTCAAGTTCATTGCCGATGACCTCAACATCCCCGTCGCCGAGTTcgacaccaccaaccaGTACAACAACTTCTCTGCCCctggcttcttctccgacAAGTCTCTTGGTGTTGGCCGACCCCAGCTCAATGCtactggtgctggtggtgcCCGAATTCTGCCTGCTCTGCTCGAGGTCTTTGCCGATGCTTCCGACGTGAACGGAACCGGCTCTGCTGCTACTTTCTTCAACCGAgctgccaacaacaactccaccgGTGGTAACAGCACTGTTGTCTCCCCCTCCATTActggctctgctgctccttccGCCTCCGCCACTGTCTCCTCTGGCCAGGCCAACGGTGCCGCTGCCGCTGGTGTTTCTCTGGGAGCTGCTGTTGTCGGAGCTGTGGCTCTCTTCATCTAA
- a CDS encoding uncharacterized protein (Compare to YALI0B09295g, similar to uniprot|P38874 Saccharomyces cerevisiae YHR187w IKI1 confers sensitivity to killer toxin, similar to Saccharomyces cerevisiae IKI1 (YHR187W); ancestral locus Anc_5.48), translating to MHPSLLLPRILALKDSSAFTVIIDSVEQSASRLISEFLHHAPESTNVLYVNYETLTVDKRVNHEISGHEKVAELKQKIVQLTGTSQTLIIFDTLAFIPEQELFQLLFSLISKHTTVVCVYHGDIRSKSDSSSSCYPSTLSLLNYFATSILTVGPLSRPDVMPHVLEQHSNRISAWDIPMGCNSPKFEVQLDYRRKSGRSVIATYTVDNSSHAVAIAPNKAQQQENEADLLKDLTTFNLTTSTRNQQAKDKVELPFLESQKYGDGGVQGGAIVYQYEKDDDYDEEDPYEDPF from the coding sequence ATGCACCCTTCGCTACTCCTGCCCCGGATTCTCGCGTTGAAGGACAGCTCGGCGTTCACGGTGATTATTGATAGCGTGGAACAGTCAGCATCTCGCTTGATCAGCGAATTCCTCCACCACGCACCTGAATCAACCAATGTTCTGTACGTCAACTACGAGACATTGACGGTTGATAAACGGGTCAACCACGAGATTTCGGGACACGAAAAGGTCGCCGAGCTCAAGCAAAAGATTGTCCAGCTGACGGGGACGTCCCAGACTCTCATCATCTTCGACACCCTGGCTTTCATTCCAGAACAAGAGCTGTTCCAGCTGCTCTTCAGTTTGATCAGCAAGCATACAACAGTCGTTTGCGTCTACCACGGCGATATCCGGTCGAAAAGTGACTCTTCGAGCTCCTGTTACCCCTCGACTCTGTCGCTTCTCAACTACTTTGCCACCAGTATTCTTACTGTTGGTCCTCTGAGCAGACCAGACGTCATGCCTCATGTTTTGGAACAACACAGTAACCGGATTTCGGCCTGGGACATCCCTATGGGCTGCAATTCGCCGAAATTTGAGGTGCAGCTGGATTACAGACGCAAATCGGGACGCTCGGTCATTGCTACATACACTGTAGACAACTCGTCTCATGCAGTAGCCATTGCCCCTAACAAGGCGCAGCAGCAAGAAAACGAGGCagatctgctcaaggatCTGACCACGTTTAACCTGACAACTTCCACTCGAAACCAGCAGGCCAAGGATAAGGTGGAACTGCCGTTTCTGGAGAGTCAAAAGTacggagatggaggagtccaaggaggagccatTGTTTACCAGTACGAAAAGGACGATGATTACGACGAAGAAGATCCTTATGAAGATCCCTTCTAA
- a CDS encoding uncharacterized protein (Compare to YALI0B09317g, some similarities with CA2864|IPF17234.3 Candida albicans unknown function and uniprot|Q89C88 Bradyrhizobium japonicum Blr7909 protein), translated as MFISERVQLLLDEISALLTEKGHTLAVSEAACGGLISSYLVAIPGASKYFTGGTLVYSLKSRLKLSGWSQTDIDQYTGPSESVALRLARNLKIELGSTYALSETGWAGPTGDAVGTGFVAVVGPSGSKSMTFSTGSNDRAQNMEEFAFRALQFLLDQLK; from the exons GACGAGATTTCGGCGCTGCTGACCGAAAAGGGACACACCTTGGCGGTCTCAGAGGCG GCATGTGGAGGACTCATCTCGTCCTATCTGGTGGCTATCCCTGGAGCCTCCAAGTACTTCACAGGAGGAACTCTGGTGTACTCGCTCAAGTCGCGACTCAAGCTTTCAGGCTGGTCCCAGACCGACATTGATCAGTACACGGGCCCCAGTGAAAGTGTGGCTTTGAGACTGGCGCGAAACCTCAAGATTGAGCTGGGCTCCACCTATGCTCTTTCCGAGACCGGATGGGCCGGCCCGACTGGAGACGCCGTGGGAACCGGgtttgtggctgtggtCGGACCCAGTGGATCCAAGAGCATGACTTTTTCGACAGGCAGTAACGACCGAGCTCAGAACATGGAGGAGTTTGCGTTCCGAGCGCTGCAGTTTTTGCTCGACCAATTGAAGTAG